From Mucilaginibacter gotjawali:
TGGTAAGCTGCACCGCGATGGCGTCGATAACGAAGATCCATAAGGAGGCGGTCACAACAGCTGAATTTGCTGCAATGCCAACGCTTTCGGTACCTTTATTTGAATGGAAACCTTTGTAACAACCCACAAAACCTATGGCAAAGCCGAAAAATATGGTTTTAATAAAGGCGGGCAGGAAATCAGAGAAATCAATTGATGCCACTACTTTGGTAAAATAGAGGCTAAAACTCATATTATCCCGGAGATTTAACGCGAGGAAACCCCCAAAAAGTCCAATTACATCGCCAATTACTGATAAAATAGGCACCATAATGGTTGTTGCCAGGATACGGGTAACCACCAGGTATTGCTGCGGGTTTGCCCCTGATACTTCCATAGCATCCAGTTGCTCCGTAACTTTCATGCTACCCAGTTCTGCACCAATGCTTGATGCTATTTTACCGGCGCATATTATTGCGATGATCACCGGGCCAATCTCCCGTATAAATGAAACAGACAGCGTTTTGGGTAACATACTGGCTGCACCAAAGGCAACAAGCGTGGGCCGGAGCTGCACAATTAATACCACGCCCATAATAAATGAGGTAATACCCACCAGCATCATGGACCGGTAGCCGATTTCGTAACATTGCCGAACAAATTCCGACCATTCAAAGCCTCCGGTGAAAATGTTCCTGAAAAATTTTAAAAAAAAGTCCACCTGGTCGCCGATACCTTCGAGCCACTTCTTCCAGCCGGGAATTGCTATTTCTTCTGCCATATAACTATATTCATTTTAAAAAAACTATCTCAATAAAATTTGAAGCTATGAGCGACCTTAAAGTTTGGGGTGATCCTTTATTGCAGTCGGGATTTGTGCCTCGGTTTCAAATGAATCGAATTATTGGTATAACACACAACCGCACAGTTTGTTTGCACATTTGGCGTCAATCAACTAATGGCCCTGTTTTACAAAAATTTAGACTGATGGTAAAAGTCGGCTACAAATTAATTATATGTATTTTTGCAAAAAATTTGATACAAGGTGGCCAAAGCGATCATAGCGGGCGCAAGCGGATTAATCGGAGGATTATTGCTCGAGATTTTATTACAAAGTTCTGAATATAAGGAGGTTGTGATTTTAGTTCGAAAGGAATTGCCCATAACACATCAAAAACTTAAACAACTTGTTATTGATTTTGACAAGCTGGAAGACTATGCTGCAGAAATAAACGGGCAGGCTGTTTTTTGTTGCCTGGGTACCACTCGTAAAAAAACGCCGGATCTTTCGGCTTACCGGAAGATTGATCACGATTACCCGTTGCTGATGGCCAGGATCGCCTTGCGGAACGGCATTCAGCAATATCACCTTGTTTCGGCGCTGGGCGCAGATGTAGGTTCTTCGACTTTTTATATGAAGCTAAAGGGCGAAGTGGAGGACGATATCACAAAGGTGGGACTAAAATGCCTGCACATTTACCGGCCATCGTTTTTAACCGGCCACAGGACGGAGAAAAACAGGGTTGAAGAAAAGATCGTTACCATATTATTTAAGCTGATAGATCCTTTATTGCTGGGCGGACTAAAAAAATACCGGAGTATCCCGGCAAAAACCGTAGCTATGGCTATGTATAAACAATCATTGATAAAACAGGAGGGTGTTTTTATACACCTGTCCGACCAAATAAAATAAATAGCGTGAGTACATATATCTCTGCCGAAAATTTAGGCCACTCTTTTCATGACCATTGGCTTTTCAGGAATGTATCCATCGGGATCAACCGCGGGCGCCGCGTTGCGCTGGTTGGCATTAATGGCGCCGGAAAATCAACCTTACTAAAACTGCTTGCGGGCAGCTTAAAACCTACCGAAGGAAAAGTGGCGCAAATGCGCGACCTTAACCTTGGCTACCTTGAGCAAGACCCCGGCTTTAAAGACGCCATTACCATCAGCGATTATATTTTCCATGCGGATGATATCCAGCAACAGTTAATCCGCAAATACGAGGAATTACTGGAAAATCACCCTGACAATTCAAGGGCAATTGAAGAGGTAATGGAAGAGATGGGCAATATTGATGCCTGGGAATATGAGTACAAAATAAAAACAATATTAGGCCGGCTGGATATTCATCACCTCAACCAAAAAATCACAACGCTGTCCGGTGGCCAAAAAAAGCGCCTGGCATTGGCCAAGCTGCTGATTGAGGATCCTGATATTTATATTTTGGATGAACCTACCAACCATTTGGATATTGATACCATTGAGTGGCTGGAAAAATTATTGACCGACGGCTCAAAAACCATATTGATGGTTACGCACGACAGGTATTTCCTGGATAATGTATGTAATGAAATATTAGAAATAGATAAAGGCAAGATCATCCCTTATGTAGGGAACTACGGCTATTATTTAGAGAAAAAGGCCGAACGCGAAAGCGCTGACGAAGCCGCATTTCAGAAAAACTCAAATTTATTGCGAAAAGAACTGGAATGGATGCGCCGCCAGCCCCAGGCGCGGGGAACCAAATCCAAAGCACGGATCGATGCTTTTTATGAACTGGAAGATAAAACCAAAAACGGCGGCGCCAAGCAAAAGGTGGAGTTAACCGTTAAAACGGCACGCCAGGGGAATAAAATTATGGAGATGAATCATCTTTATAAAGCATTCAACGGACATACTTATATCAATAACTTCAGTTACATATTTAAAAAAGGCGACAGGATAGGCCTTGCCGGAAAGAACGGCAGCGGTAAATCAACCTTATTAAACCTTATCACAGGTGGTTTACTTCCTGATAAAGGTATTATTGACAAGGGTGAAACTACGGTCATTGGTTATTTTCATCAATCGGGCATTGTTTTTAAAGAGGATGAGCGGGTTATTGATATTGTAAAAAATGTAGCGGAATTTATTACTATGGCTGATGGAAAGCTGATTTCCGCCTCTGCCCTGCTCACCCTATTCCTTTTCCCGCCGGCAAAACAATATGGATTTATTTCCAAGCTAAGCGGTGGCGAAAAGAAAAGGCTGCAATTAATGAGCATCCTGATGAAGAACCCTAATTTTTTAATCCTGGATGAGCCAACAAACGACCTGGATATTGACACGCTGAATGTACTGGAAGAGTTTTTAACCAATTATACCGGTGTATTAATGATTGTTTCGCACGACAGGTATTTACTGGACAAGCTAACCGACCAGCTTTTCATTATGGAACCCAACGGCCATGTGAAGATCTACAATGGCAATTATTCATCGTACAGGCTGGAACTGGAAGAAAACAAACAGCAAAGTAAAAAAAATAGTGTTATTGAAGCACCCGCAGCCCCTCAACCAAAAAAAAGTAAATTGAGTTTTAAAGAAACCAAAGAGCTTGAAACAATTGAAAGCGAAATAACTGCTATTGAAAAACAACTGCATGAAAAGAATGAAGAACTAAATGTGGCAGGCATTGATACGAATAAGCTTAATGATATATTAAAGCAAATTGCTGCGTTAAATAGTAAACTGGATGAAAAAAGCATGCGCTGGATTGAATTAACCGAATTAAAAGAAGCCTGATGAAAACATCTGATGTACTGGCATCCATAGGTGTAGTAATATTACTGGTAGCTTTTTTATTAAATCTTTATAAAAAACTACCCGCACAAAGCAGCACCTATAAACTAATGAACCTTATTGGTGCCGGGATTTGTTGTTTTTCGTCATATATGATCAGCTTTTATCCTTTTGTAGTATTGGAAGGCGTTTGGGCATTTGTAGCGTTATTATCATTATTTAATGTTCCACGTGGAACATCGCCGATAAATAAATAATTTTGTGTTGGCAGATTGTCGAATAATATATAGGGGTACAAAATTTTGTACCCCTATTACAAAACAAATAATGTTCCACGTGGAACATGGATAATAATAATT
This genomic window contains:
- a CDS encoding MlaE family ABC transporter permease — encoded protein: MAEEIAIPGWKKWLEGIGDQVDFFLKFFRNIFTGGFEWSEFVRQCYEIGYRSMMLVGITSFIMGVVLIVQLRPTLVAFGAASMLPKTLSVSFIREIGPVIIAIICAGKIASSIGAELGSMKVTEQLDAMEVSGANPQQYLVVTRILATTIMVPILSVIGDVIGLFGGFLALNLRDNMSFSLYFTKVVASIDFSDFLPAFIKTIFFGFAIGFVGCYKGFHSNKGTESVGIAANSAVVTASLWIFVIDAIAVQLTSLLFYK
- a CDS encoding NAD(P)H-binding protein yields the protein MAKAIIAGASGLIGGLLLEILLQSSEYKEVVILVRKELPITHQKLKQLVIDFDKLEDYAAEINGQAVFCCLGTTRKKTPDLSAYRKIDHDYPLLMARIALRNGIQQYHLVSALGADVGSSTFYMKLKGEVEDDITKVGLKCLHIYRPSFLTGHRTEKNRVEEKIVTILFKLIDPLLLGGLKKYRSIPAKTVAMAMYKQSLIKQEGVFIHLSDQIK
- a CDS encoding ABC-F family ATP-binding cassette domain-containing protein; the protein is MSTYISAENLGHSFHDHWLFRNVSIGINRGRRVALVGINGAGKSTLLKLLAGSLKPTEGKVAQMRDLNLGYLEQDPGFKDAITISDYIFHADDIQQQLIRKYEELLENHPDNSRAIEEVMEEMGNIDAWEYEYKIKTILGRLDIHHLNQKITTLSGGQKKRLALAKLLIEDPDIYILDEPTNHLDIDTIEWLEKLLTDGSKTILMVTHDRYFLDNVCNEILEIDKGKIIPYVGNYGYYLEKKAERESADEAAFQKNSNLLRKELEWMRRQPQARGTKSKARIDAFYELEDKTKNGGAKQKVELTVKTARQGNKIMEMNHLYKAFNGHTYINNFSYIFKKGDRIGLAGKNGSGKSTLLNLITGGLLPDKGIIDKGETTVIGYFHQSGIVFKEDERVIDIVKNVAEFITMADGKLISASALLTLFLFPPAKQYGFISKLSGGEKKRLQLMSILMKNPNFLILDEPTNDLDIDTLNVLEEFLTNYTGVLMIVSHDRYLLDKLTDQLFIMEPNGHVKIYNGNYSSYRLELEENKQQSKKNSVIEAPAAPQPKKSKLSFKETKELETIESEITAIEKQLHEKNEELNVAGIDTNKLNDILKQIAALNSKLDEKSMRWIELTELKEA
- a CDS encoding CBU_0592 family membrane protein; amino-acid sequence: MKTSDVLASIGVVILLVAFLLNLYKKLPAQSSTYKLMNLIGAGICCFSSYMISFYPFVVLEGVWAFVALLSLFNVPRGTSPINK